From the Jaculus jaculus isolate mJacJac1 unplaced genomic scaffold, mJacJac1.mat.Y.cur mat_scaffold_194_1_11883_arrow_ctg1, whole genome shotgun sequence genome, the window TGAAAGCAGGCATTTACATTGAACAGAGAAAATTTGCGGAACAATTTGTCCATCTAGTGGCAGCATCAAGGATGTCACAGAAAGTTAACTTAGCAAGTGCCAGAATATGCCCACAAGTGTAACATTAGTAACACTTAACTCTTTGGGTTAACTTATTAtgctcaaaaataatcaaaatttaaatttcataattatagGAAATACCATgcattattttatgtgtatgaCACTTTCTCAGTTAAAAAGCCTCACAACTATTCAGCCTAAACTCTAATAGATAAGTCAGGTGAAACATGCATATGAATATTAAAGGGGTATGTGGTGTGTAAACACCAGATGGAAAGTGATATAAGTCACTTTAACTTATGAATGGAACTTAAGTTGTTAAATGTGCTTTCCCAGGTTTGGTcatgttgtttactttttattcatgATGCACAAATCTCATTAACCTCTCAGTAAAAAGTATAGGACACATTAGTGagctttgtttattttacacaattATTTGCTTTGACTTACTTTGGTAGTCTAGACGATGTTTCTGActcttctttagtatttctattgttGCATTCATTTAACAGATGTGTCAATGGGTATTTTTGTGAACTTCTATCTGAAGAATTTTGATTACAttgtaattttttgagatattGCTCTTTCGgctaaaagaaattaaaggacaTATTTAAGGTAGTTgctatggaaataaatgctgGGTATTTTATTCCTAAAGTACCTTCAGTTATTCAGAGAACGTTTAAATAGGTGAAAAAGATAGaactatacatatgtacatggtaTTGCGTACTATTcagggattttaaaaattatttatttatttgagagagtgagagacggggaggtggggggatgggcaaggcctccagccactgcaaacgaactccagaagcatgtgccaccttgtgcatctggcttctgtggatcctggggaatcaaacctggggaattctttggtattgcaggcaaatgccttaactgctaagccatctctccagccaggattttttctgtgttattttttcaTGGTTTTCTGAAGTTCTTCAGTtaccctcatttttaaaaattttctttatttttgagagaaatagaaggaaagagaaagagagagagagagacagagagaaagagagggagagagagtcagatagagagggggcattccagggcctctagccactgcaaatgaagtcgagatgcatgtgccacattgtacatctgacttatgtgggtactgaggaatcaaacctgagtccttaggcctcacaggctaaTGTCttcacggctaagccatctctccagccccatcatacaGAGTTTTAACACAgaaatgggcatggcagcataCAAACTGTGTAAAATTATAGGTTTTCAATTGGTCtaaagaagtaaatatatttctataggGATGTCctattaaaagagaaattaagcAATACAGGAGAAATAGAAATGTCTACTGGAGGAAGGCAGAAGCATGACAGGCTAACCTAAGCCaagcattaaaatatcaaaattaaaaaaaatatggacaaACAATTTTGCCTGTATCTGATAGAATTCACCaaatataatttgtgtgtgtgtgcgtatgtgtgagcAAGTTTACAGGTGCATGCATTCTGAGTGTCAATCCCACATCCTCAGCATGTCAGGCAAACTCTCTACTGAGGTGTTTTGAAAGAACTTTTTAGCTGAATTTGTGGCCAGAATGATCTGAAAGCATGTGCTGAAGAGGTGGGCTAGTTCTACCCTTGCTAGATCTCCCGGGAAGTAACCTGCCCTCTCTACCTTCCACAACATCCTCACACTGAACAAGGATTTACCTGTTGCAATTCTGTGAGCTATAATTTCCTTCATCCAGATATGGAGACTTTCATATACAGTAAGTGGGAATGAAGCTAATTTTTCTAGTGACAGGATTACAGGGTCTTTTGACCAGAGGGCAGTGTACTGGTTTCAGAACACGTCattcttttattgaaaaaaatatattttttggtttttcaaggtagggtctcactctggcccaggctgacctggaattcactatgtagtctcagggtggcatcgaactcatggtgatcctcctatctctgcctcccgagtgctgggattaaaggcatgcatcaccacacacccgactttattgaaaatattttgaaaaaatatttatttctttatatgagagagagattgatttatatatagaagatagacagagaatgtgcatgacaaggcttccagtcactgcaaatgtactctagatgcatatgtcaccatgttaATGTGGCTCACTtgagtaatggagaatcaaacctagatccttaggcttcacaggcaagcaccttacccaattgctgcagtcaggttttcattgctgccagaaatcacctgaccattagcagcttttgggggaaaaaaagggttaattttgacttacagactcgaggggaagctccacaatggcaggtaaaatgatgacatgagcagaggatggacattatcccctggccaacattaggtagacaatggcaacaggagagcgtgccaaacactgcaatggggagctggctttaacagccataagcctatcccaaaaatacactgcctctaggagggtttttatgttttctgattttgttgctgttgttgtttttttgttttttgaggtagggtctcactctaactcaggctgacctggaattcagtatgtaatctcagggtggtctagaactcatggcaatcctactacctcttcctcctgagtgctgggattaaaggcgtgcaccaccatgccaggctcttgttCACCAAATTAAAAGCAAGCATTACATGTGAAATGTTACACCAAGAAATTCATTGTTCAGACTCACTTTGGCTAGGTTGAAATTAGGACTCTCCACAGAAGACCTTGGGTTTACGTTTGCTGTCCTTAAGTCTTCTGGTTCTGAATGTCTTTGGTCAGTCCCCAAACTAAATTGCACAGGACGCCTGTCAAGAGAACAAAAAGGTGAGCATAGATTCTCCCATTCCGTGAAGAATACTTCAGTTACAAACATATTTAACTGGAAAAAATGTAAGGATATCTGAGATGAAGCATGCATTCATTTACTTGACCATTAAAGGTTTTCAGGAGTCATAAATTAGTTTAAATAGCATGTTGACCTTATTAAAGATATGCATGAAGAAAAACACATACTTTCAAAAACTCTACCAATACTTGCATTTAGTAAGCCAGTATAGGGtgtttttgaaaatacaaattcCCAAATCTGTTTGGATTAATTTTCTTTCAGTGATGTACATTCCATATAATACATGGGTGAGGTTAATAACTGAGGGATAATTCAGCCAAACAACCACGGGGAAAAAGGATTTGTTTCAGATGGTGACTAAAATAAACCCAGTCAGCTTCTAAGATCATTACCTGAGCCCATCCTTCTCAAATTTTCACTGAGGAAACCACCCCTTCTGTCCTCCAGGCATCCTTCACAGTGAACAAGGAATCATTTCAGCCACTTTTAAATTAATGTTCCTTCACAATAATGTTACAGTTTTGATTTGAAAGCAGGCATTTACATTGAACAGAGAAAATTTGCGGAACAATTTGTCCATCTAGTGGCAGCATCAAGGATGTCACAGAAAGTTAACTTAGCAAGTGCCAGAATATGCCCACAAGTGTAACATTAGTAACACTTAACTCTTTGGATTAACTTATTAtgctcaaaaataatcaaaatttaaatttcataattatagGAAATACCATgcattattttatgtgtatgaCACTTTCTCAGTTAAAAAAGCCTCACAACTATTCAGCCTAAACTCTAATAGATAAGTCAGGTGAAACATGCATATGAATATTAAAGGGTATGTGGTGTGTAAACACCAGATGGAAAGTGATATAAGTCACTTTAACTTATGAATGGAACTTAAGTTGTTAAATGTGCTTTCCCAGGTTTGGTcatgttgtttactttttattcatgATGCACAAATCTCATTAACCTCTCAGTAAAAAGTATAGGACACATTAGTGagctttgtttattttacacaattATTTGCTTTGACTTACTTTGGTAGTCTAGACGATGTTTCTGActcttctttagtatttctattgttGCATTCATTTAACAGATGTGTCAATGGGTATTTTTGTGAACTTCTATCTGAAGAATTTTGATTACAttgtaattttttgagatattGCTCTTTCGgctaaaagaaattaaaggacaTATTTAAGGTAGTTgctatggaaataaatgctgGGTATTTTATTCCTAAAGTACCTTCAGTTATTCAGAGAACGTTTAAATAGGTGAAAAAGATAGaactatacatatgtacatggtaTTGCGTACTATTcagggattttaaaaattatttatttatttgagagagtgagagacgggggggggggggggaatgggcaaggcctccagccacggcaaacgaactccagaagcatgtgccaccttgtgcatgtggcgtCTGTGGatccgggggaatcaaacctggggaattctttggtattgcaggcaaatgccttaactgctaagccatctctccagccaggatttttttctgtgttattttttcaTGGTTTTCTGAAGTTCTTCAGTtaccctcatttttaaaaattttctttatttttgagagaaatagaaggaaagagaaagagagagagagagacagagagaaagagagggagagagagtcagatagagagggggcattccagggcctctagccactgcaaatgaagtcgagatgcatgtgccacattgtacatctgacttatgtgggtactgaggaatcaaacctgagtccttaggcctcacaggctaaTGTCttcacggctaagccatctctccagccccatcatacaGAGTTTTAACACAgaaatgggcatggcagcataCAAACTGTGTAAAATTATAGGTTTTCAATTGGTCtaaagaagtaaatatatttctataggGATGTCctattaaaagagaaattaagcAATACAGGAGGAATAGAAATGTCTACTGGAGGAAGGCAGAAGCATGACAGGCTAACCTAAGCCaagcattaaaatatcaaaattaaaaaaaatatggacaaACAATTTTGCCTGTATCTGATAGAATTCACCaaatataatttgtgtgtgtgtgcgtatgtgtgagcAAGTTTACAGGTGCATGCATTCTGAGTGTCAATCCCACATCCTCAGCATGTCAGGCAAACTCTCTACTGAGGTGTTTTGAAAGAACTTTTTAGCTGAATTTGTGGCCAGAATGATCTGAAAGCATGTGCTGAAGAGGTGGGCTAGTTCTACCCTTGCTAGATCTCCCCGGGAAGTAACCTGCCCTCTCTACCTTCCACAACATCCTCACACTGAACAAGGATTTACCTGTTGCAATTCTGTGAGCTATAATTTCCTTCATCCAGATATGGAGACTTTCATATACAGTAAGTGGGAATGAAGCTAATTTTTCTAGTGACAGGATTACAGGGTCTTTTGACCAGAGGGCAGTGTACTGGTTTCAGAACACGTCattcttttattgaaaaaaatatattttttggtttttcaaggtagggtctcactctggcccaggctgacctggaattcactatgtagtctcagggtggcatcgaactcatggtgatcctcctatctctgcctcccgagtgctgggattaaaggcatgcatcaccacacacccgactttattgaaaatattttgaaaaaatatttatttctttatatgagagagagattgatttatatatagaagatagacagagaatgtgcatgacaaggcttccagtcactgcaaatgtactctagatgcatatgtcaccatgttaATGTGGCTCACTtgagtaatggagaatcaaacctagatccttaggcttcacaggcatgcaccttacccaattgctgcagtcaggttttcattgctgccagaaatcacctgaccattagcagctttttggggaaaaaaagggttaattttgacttacagactcgaggggaagctccacaatggcaggtaaaatgatgacatgagcagaggatggacattatcccctggccaacattaggtagacaatggcaacaggagagcgtgccaaacactgcaatggggagctggctttaacagccataagcctattccaaaaatacactgcctctaggagggtttttatgttttctgattttgttgctgttgttgtttttttgtttttttgaggtagggtctcactctaactcaggctgacctggaattcagtatgtaatctcagggtggtctagaactcatggcaatcctactacctcttcctcctgagtgctgggattaaaggcgtgcaccaccatgccaggctcttgttCACCAAATTAAAAGCAAGCATTACATGTGAAATGTTACACCAAGAAATTCATTGTTCAGACTCACTTTGGCTAGGTTGAAATTAGGACTCTCCACAGAAGACCTTGGGTTTACGTTTGCTGTCCTTAAGTCTTCTGGTTCTGAATGTCTTTGGTCAGTCCCCAAACTAAATTGCACAGGACGCCTGTCAAGAGAACAAAAGGTGAGCATAGATTCTC encodes:
- the LOC123457267 gene encoding uncharacterized protein LOC123457267; the protein is MGESMLTFCSLDRRPVQFSLGTDQRHSEPEDLRTANVNPRSSVESPNFNLAKPKEQYLKKLQCNQNSSDRSSQKYPLTHLLNECNNRNTKEESETSSRLPKRPVQFSLGTDQRHSEPEDLRTANVNPRSSVESPNFNLAKPKEQYLKKLQCNQNSSDRSSQKYPLTHLLNECNNRNTKEESETSSRLPKRPVQFSLGTDQRHSEPEDLRTANVNPRSSVESPNFNLAKPKEQYLKKLQCNQNSSDRSSQKYPLTHLLNECNNRNTKEESETSSRLPKRPVQFSLGTDQRHSEPEDLRTANVNPRSSVESPNFNLAKVSLNNEFLGVTFH